From a region of the Acidiphilium multivorum AIU301 genome:
- a CDS encoding ParA family protein, with amino-acid sequence MFVTVASYKGGVGKTTTAVHLAAYLQTLSSTLLIDGDPNRSATAWGRRGGFPFQTVDEKEGAYQARNFQHIVIDTEARPGSADFEALAKGCDLLVIPTVPASLDTDALILTLQAARKLAPNKYRVLMTKVPPPPETDGPQLRAVLLREEIPVFTAEIPRLKSFERAAAEGVPVYGVQHDPRAKRAWEAYQAAGKEMTDG; translated from the coding sequence ATGTTTGTAACCGTGGCGAGCTACAAGGGAGGAGTTGGCAAAACCACAACCGCTGTTCACCTTGCCGCCTATTTACAAACCCTCTCTTCAACCTTGTTGATCGACGGCGACCCTAATCGTAGTGCAACCGCATGGGGGCGGCGCGGCGGTTTTCCATTCCAAACCGTGGACGAGAAAGAGGGGGCTTATCAGGCGAGAAACTTCCAGCATATCGTGATCGATACCGAGGCTCGCCCTGGCAGTGCAGATTTCGAGGCATTGGCGAAGGGATGCGATCTACTCGTAATCCCGACAGTGCCAGCTTCGCTGGACACGGACGCGCTTATTCTGACCCTTCAGGCGGCTCGTAAGTTAGCTCCGAACAAATACAGGGTGCTGATGACCAAGGTGCCACCACCACCCGAGACGGACGGCCCCCAACTCCGCGCGGTGTTGCTGCGTGAGGAAATCCCCGTTTTCACTGCGGAGATTCCTCGGCTCAAATCTTTTGAACGAGCCGCGGCCGAAGGTGTCCCTGTCTATGGCGTGCAGCATGACCCTCGCGCCAAGCGCGCCTGGGAAGCCTATCAGGCGGCGGGAAAGGAGATGACTGATGGCTAA